The following coding sequences lie in one Patescibacteria group bacterium genomic window:
- a CDS encoding class I SAM-dependent methyltransferase: MPIIKDQEYFFDIDSKIDKEIKKDFFFDYSVKEILLGFNWLKNIHSVLDYGCGIGVTLDLYLETTKNFSAVVYGVDISAGAIKRITDKYNADSYHFFRIQNNQIPQIADGSIDGCYMINVLHHSEDHLVIFNEIFRKLKTGGKFFLSDLSYNNFIINFGRNIFIYLPNFFKKRFSNDLVIDGNIPAKYNVDIEETTNQLKAAGFEIEEMGFGHLFVFIFDWLNKLFFIKKIPFYDQMLKLSNSMETFLLKHAFFQKKSHIFYIKCLKSDNENIT, encoded by the coding sequence ATGCCGATTATCAAGGATCAAGAATATTTTTTTGATATAGACTCCAAGATCGATAAGGAAATAAAGAAAGATTTTTTTTTCGATTATTCAGTTAAGGAGATTCTGTTGGGATTCAATTGGCTAAAGAATATCCATTCTGTTTTGGATTACGGCTGCGGCATTGGGGTGACATTAGATTTGTATCTAGAAACGACTAAAAATTTTAGTGCCGTTGTCTATGGGGTAGACATTTCGGCGGGTGCGATAAAGAGAATAACCGATAAATATAATGCAGATAGTTATCATTTTTTCAGGATTCAAAATAATCAAATACCTCAAATCGCTGATGGCAGTATTGATGGGTGTTATATGATCAATGTTTTGCACCATTCCGAAGACCACCTAGTAATTTTTAATGAAATATTTAGAAAATTGAAAACGGGCGGAAAATTTTTTCTTTCTGATCTTTCTTATAATAATTTTATAATTAATTTTGGCAGAAATATTTTTATTTATCTCCCCAATTTTTTTAAAAAAAGATTTTCTAACGATTTGGTTATTGACGGAAATATTCCCGCGAAGTACAACGTGGACATTGAGGAAACTACAAATCAATTAAAAGCGGCCGGCTTCGAGATAGAAGAGATGGGCTTTGGCCATTTATTTGTTTTTATTTTCGATTGGCTGAATAAACTATTCTTTATTAAAAAAATACCCTTTTATGATCAAATGCTAAAATTATCAAACAGTATGGAAACTTTTTTGTTAAAGCATGCCTTTTTCCAAAAAAAATCGCACATTTTTTATATTAAATGTTTAAAATCTGATAATGAAAATATTACATAA